The genomic DNA AGGTATGATCCCTCCTCTAAGACATAATCAGAATTTACTAAATTAAATCAATCATTTTAGTTGTACCTTTAACTGTTCTACTGGTTCAATGCTTCTTAAAATGTATCCTCAATAGTGAGGAATGACCCTACCATCAAAAAGACAGGGCCTCTTCATTGCATGCTCTGAGTGACAAGTGTCTCCCCCTGCAGGCGGAAGAGGAGTTCAACATCGAGAAGGGCCGTCTGGTGCAGACCCAGAGGTTGAAGATCATGGAGTATTACGAGAAGAAAGAGAAGCAGATCGAGCAGCAGAAGAAAATGTTAGTCACTCTTTTTCTTTACAGCTCAGGCAGTGTTGCTGCTAGTCTCTCAGCTCCCTCAGAGACTTCCTCAATCTCATCTTTCTCTAAAGAGGAATCTGTCTGACACACAACTTCCTTTAAGTCTTTTATATTCTAAATTTGAAGTCACATCCAACAGCTCATTCATTATAAGAAGCACAGTATATGTGCTATGGCTTACACCTGGTTGGACTTGTGATGTGGTCCTGTGCCACAGCCTCTTGTTTACTTACCTCTCTTCCTCTACAGTCAAATGTCTAACCTGATGAACCAGGCTCGTCTGAAGGTGTTAAAGGCTCGCGACGACATGATTTCAGTAAGTTTAATTGGTCTTGGCTGGCATATTATTTTGTTCAAACACAGCCAGAGGCATGATGTTCTGCTACAGCAATGCATTCCATGTAAATAATAGGCTAACCCTCTCAATGTGTGTCCTCAGGAAATGTTGAGCGAGGCGCGTCAACGGCTGGCCAACGTAGCCAAGGACCCAGCCAGGTACCCAGCACTGATGGACGGGCTGGTTCTGCAGGTGAGGCCTTTTTTAAAATAATGCACTGCCACAGTTTTAGTGTtttattaggattcccattaGCTATTGCtaaagcatcagctactcttgCTGGCGTCCGCACAGAACATAACACATGACATAATACTGAACATGAATCGACAAGAACCGCTGAAGGAGAACTACATGTGTGGAAAATAAGACCAACAGAACTTAAAAAGGTCCTGTACTGGAACAAcgctgagagaaacagagataactATTACTTTAGGCCTACATTCATATGTTACATTCAGTATAGTTGATCAGTTATACAGTCCTGCATACATAGGCCTGCATGTTATTTAGGTCAAAGGCGTTGTGCGGTgagtttttgatttgatttaaagcaaATGTTTTTAATGTTTGTTGCTCTGTTGTTTAATATTAGGGTTTCTATCAGCTTCTTGAGACCAAAGTGACCATCCGCTGTCGTAAACAGGACCTGCAGGTGCTTAAGGTCAGAATGATCCTTTTCACTCTAACAGTTCAATGTTGTTCAAGTGTATTTCCTTTTATACCGGGTTGATGCATGATTCATATGTTTTATTCCTATTCAGGCGGCTATCCAGAAGACCATTCCCGTCTATAAAGCAGCAGTGAAGAACAATATTGAGGTTCGCATCGACCAGGACAACTTCCTGTCCCCAGACATGTAAGAGGACAGTCCCTTGTCTCAATGTGAACCCATTCATTTCAAATAGGTTTTTACTTTGAATTAGTATTGATTGATTAACACATCATTGAAAAAAATGTCTTCTGTGGTCTTTCTAAGGTGTCAGTCAAGGGTTCATGAGTTAATTCAAAGTTGTTTGTATGTCTCCTTCAGTTCAGGAGGTATTGAAATCTACAACGCTGATGGGAAGATCAAGGTGTCCAACACCCTAGAGAGCAGACTGGACCTCATGGCTCAGCAGGTAAGGGCACAGGGACAGTCTCACAGGAACTATAATGGCACTATGAACAGCTAGCACATCTAGTTCATTGACAGTTGTCCTATAAACAACCAACAGTGTGAATATCCTCGCATAAAGCTATCGGCTTACCATCATTCTTTAGATGTATACACTGTGTGAAGTTTTGCACATGATTGTACTGCAAATTCTCAGATGTAGTTTAGTCCCTTACTCTGTGGTTTTTCATGAGGTTCAGCTTGGCACTAATCCAGTGTCTGTCTTTCTGCTCAGATGATGCCTGAGATTCGAGTGGCTCTCTTTGGTCAGAACCAGAACCGCAAGTTTTTGGACTGAGTGTCTCCATCCATCGTCTTGAAGAGgagttatttatttttgttgtgtGAAAGATACCATTCCTGTGTCTGTGAGAAGAATTCCAAAAACACAGTTACAAATGGAAAAGACACCATTTGTTGTTTTGTCATGTATTGTTGTATTTCTTTGATATCTTGGGACAGTATAAAAGTTTAACTTCATTGCAGATGTGAGTAGGGGGAGCAACTTTTGCACAGTGGTAATGGATCTGCTGCTCCCCCTGGGGATCTTGGTTTACACACCGCAGTCATCTTTATTATGATTGGCTGGACAGTAATAATTTCAGTCTGATTGGTTCAGGCTAATAACATCTTCCTCTCAtgaaaaaatataataaaaagttGCATGGAGCATTGACTCACCCGTAGCTATTTGCTCCCATCTATCACAATTAAAATGAAGCGATGCTGGAAAAACATTGAAGACCAACTATGTCCTTATTGAATCCAATTAATTTATTGATGTAATGTCTGCTGTTGTATCATGAAACAGAAGGAAGGGTCAATATTTCCATCTGAAGAGGGTATCGTGAAAATATGTTATAAAGTATAAATCGATAGTATCTCTTGCCTGCTCTTTTTTGACCTACACATTTTTCACTTATCGTATCGTAATACAATGCATTTTTTGTCTGACAAAGGAGTTGCTCTATAGTCTCTTGTTATTTATTAAATTGAATCATCCATGGCCCCTCCAGAGAATCTCATGACATGTTACATTTTTGGGCTGCATTCTTCTGACTAGCAACAGCCATTAACTAAGTGGGTATAACACAATGGTATTGTGAGCCCGTCAAGTCAGACTAAATAGCATAGTACTGGGGTAGTTTATTGAGAAAGGTTTGCACACTTGAGAAGGAAAAAGTGAATAAGGAAAAGGGTAGAATTCTTTGCTTCTGTTGCTTTTCATTTGTAAGTATGCTTTATTTTATTAATGTAAACTTTGGTTGAATTCAATTGTCTGATTCAAATTGTATGATTATCTCAACATTCCTGTTCAGGGCTGTGTTTCATTGTTCTTagaaatccaattttatttgtcacatacatgtgtatagcagatgttattgcgggtgaaatacttgtgtttccagctccaacagtgcagtaacatctaacaatacacacaatctaaattgaaggaatatataaatatttggaggagcaatgtcggagtggtatAGATTAAGATACAGTAGAAAAGGATAGAATaacgtatatacatatgagatgagtaatgcaaaatatgtaaacgttattaaagtgactcgtattcctggttgtaaatgctggtgagttaccaccgctctgatatccaaaagttcttcccggctgtatgtaataacacaaaagtcctgggctaataatgtaataaATTATACGTAAAAAAGCAAAATACTGCTAAGTTTCCTAAGAGCTTGAAGCATGGCAGCCCTACCCGTCGGCACCATTTTCTCTAGTTGCATATGTTTGCAGTAGTACCCTGTGTTCTTAATTACAATCTCTGAAAAACTCTTTGTTCATTGTTGAATTAAAGCTAGTATTCAGTTGAATGAGTGGCCTCAAGAAGGATTTCCACAGCTGGTTCTTCCAACCTCCAATGACACTGCAGAACAAGGTGGTTTTGCCCTCTAGAGGGAGGTATACCATCACCCTCCAGTTGGCAGCTGTGATGTGCTGTGTGACGGTATGCGGCGGGACCCCTGACCCCCGTCAGAGGGAGACGATGATGCACCAGGAGGCCTCCAGACAGATAGGGGGTCGTGTGCATCTGACAGGTGCAGAACAGCGGCTCGACGCACACCTTCGCAAGCTAAAAGAACAAGAGATGGCTGTGGCCCAGTTCCCTCCTGCCTTTCACTTCTTCAAGGCACGGCCCCTCATCCATAAGAGTCCCATCTTTAGCCTGCTGCAAAGGATGCCCAAAGGTAAGACAAGTAATACAGTCCCACTGCCCTAGTGCAGCTGAGGAGCACCTTGGCTCACCTTATAAATATGTTTACCATCAATTTAACTGCATTTAGTACATTCTCGATACTGGGTCACAGGGGCAGCTCTCCACATCCACAGCTCATCCCTGGTGAGTGTTGATTGGCTGGTGAAGAACATCACATACAGGCCCCATTGTTACATCTGCTTCACATGGGGCAGGTCTGTACGGTTTGTCTTCTCTAGTCGCCGGCCCTTCCCTACCTGGGACTGCCTCTACTGGCAACTGTTGAAGACCTTGAGAGCCAACATGGTGGATCCTACAGACTTTGACTACAGGTATTCCACTATATCATTAGAGCCAAGCAATTCAAATAGGCGTCTTTGAATTAACACATGTAGTAGCAAAAAGAAGGGTAGTTTATTGTCTTTTTGGATGTTTTTTCCAGCTTGATGCAGAACCTCACTCTGTTCACTGAGGATCCAGACACTACCTACCCGAGCCAGGATGCAGTGTGGGAGAGGTTTGAGATGGCATTCGTGGCCATAGCTGGGCTGGTCACCTACGCTCCTGTGTTTAAAGACTTTCTCTACAAGGGCTTAGAACAGCTGTTTCATGACAACATCATGTACCTGGAACTAAGAACTGGACTATCAAGGGTTAGTACTGTGGGCCTTAATCGAAAGTATATTGGGCAATGCAGTGAGCTGGAATTACATGTTACCTAGGCTATATTAGATacctagattttttttctccccccaAGGGTTTTTGGTGATGTGTTTTGCCTGTTTTTATTCTGCACATCCTGCAGACATATGAGCTGGATGGAAGCATCCATGATAAAGCCTGGTCCCTGAGGACTTATCAGGAAGTCACTCAACAGTTTGTGGCTGAACACCCTAGCTTTCTGGGAGCTCGACTCATCATTTCCGTCCATAGGTACAGTACAGACAAATACTATTTATAAATCATTTCGGACACTATCTGTGCTTGATTGTGCTTGCCTGTTGCAATGGAAACAATAGAATGATTGGCACTGCCCTTGTGTGCACCTTAGGCTTCTAAGTGTGTCTGATGTTAAAGCAGCTGTAAAAGAGGCCATTCAGATGCAGAAGGATTTCCCAGAGTTTGTTGCAGGATTCGACCTGGTGAGAATTCTCTTGAGGGGTAGAACCAATCATTATGCCCACTCATTActgaaaataaatacacaaaCAATTTCATGACTTAACACATTGACATAATTATTTATTACATTGCATCTATTCGACACACATCGCAAAATAAACTGTTCTTTTGTGGTTTTAGGTTGGCAGGGAGGACAGGGGAAGACCTCTCTGGTTCTTCAGGGAGGCCTTATCTCTACCTGCAGAGCTTGGAGTCACGCTGCCATACTTCTTTCATGCAGGAGAGACTGGTAAGCATAGGATGATTGATTTAAAACAATTGTGTAATTAACAAAAACAAATCCACGGTATATACATGTACACATTATTGTGATGCACTTATagtataacgtgtgtgtgtgtgtgtacgcattcACACTTTTGCAGACCACGAGGGCACTGAAGTGGATGAAAACATTCTGGATGCCCTACTGTTCAACACCACACGTATTGGGCATGGGTATGCCTTGGCACACCACCCACTGGCAAAGGAGCTCTCCAGGAATGGAAACGTGGCCGTGGAAGTATGCCCCATCTCAAACCAGGTAAATGCCATATTGTCAGTACTCATCGTAGTACAACTAATTCCcattggttaaataaaaaagcaGCACTGTAGGGTATTTCAGTTGGATGACAATAAAGGTAATCTTAACTGTAACTCTAGATATCTCTGTGTCAGTTGTCATTAGTCCATTGAGTTAAATCAGTGTTGACGTCCCTGAATCCCTGTGTGTCTATGACCAGGTGCTGAAGCTGGTGTCCGACCTAAGGAACCACCCTGCAGCTGTGCTGATGTCTGAGGGCCACCCCATGGTGGTCAGCTCTGATGACCCGTCCCTGTTTGGGACCACTGGGCTTTCCTATGACTTCTATGAGGTGTATGTGGGCATCGGTGGCTTGAGGGCTAACCTGGGCACTCTCAAGGAGCTGGCCATCAACTCCATAAGGTGAGGTCAAGAGTTGTTTCGAGAATTTAAATGTAATAGTATTTTATGTACCTTTCATGTATCTTTATGGTATTACCTCTGTTTGCTCTGGATAATAATTGTTTCATCTCTCATGACCGTTAACATAGCTAGCTTGCGTATGGGTGATTGGGTTCAGAGATTACCAACTGCTAAATTTGTAGTCATGAAAAGTATGTTTGACAAAGTTGTAGTTATATGTCCTAGTAACCACGAC from Oncorhynchus tshawytscha isolate Ot180627B linkage group LG15, Otsh_v2.0, whole genome shotgun sequence includes the following:
- the ada2b gene encoding adenosine deaminase 2-A, with the protein product MSGLKKDFHSWFFQPPMTLQNKVVLPSRGRYTITLQLAAVMCCVTVCGGTPDPRQRETMMHQEASRQIGGRVHLTGAEQRLDAHLRKLKEQEMAVAQFPPAFHFFKARPLIHKSPIFSLLQRMPKGAALHIHSSSLVSVDWLVKNITYRPHCYICFTWGRSVRFVFSSRRPFPTWDCLYWQLLKTLRANMVDPTDFDYSLMQNLTLFTEDPDTTYPSQDAVWERFEMAFVAIAGLVTYAPVFKDFLYKGLEQLFHDNIMYLELRTGLSRTYELDGSIHDKAWSLRTYQEVTQQFVAEHPSFLGARLIISVHRLLSVSDVKAAVKEAIQMQKDFPEFVAGFDLVGREDRGRPLWFFREALSLPAELGVTLPYFFHAGETDHEGTEVDENILDALLFNTTRIGHGYALAHHPLAKELSRNGNVAVEVCPISNQVLKLVSDLRNHPAAVLMSEGHPMVVSSDDPSLFGTTGLSYDFYEVYVGIGGLRANLGTLKELAINSIRYSSLPSQLKERGLAMWQRTWDKFISENSYSNP
- the LOC112214217 gene encoding V-type proton ATPase subunit E 1, which produces MALSDADVQKQIKHMMAFIEQEANEKAEEIDAKAEEEFNIEKGRLVQTQRLKIMEYYEKKEKQIEQQKKIQMSNLMNQARLKVLKARDDMISEMLSEARQRLANVAKDPARYPALMDGLVLQGFYQLLETKVTIRCRKQDLQVLKAAIQKTIPVYKAAVKNNIEVRIDQDNFLSPDISGGIEIYNADGKIKVSNTLESRLDLMAQQMMPEIRVALFGQNQNRKFLD